The following proteins are encoded in a genomic region of Takifugu rubripes chromosome 21, fTakRub1.2, whole genome shotgun sequence:
- the rtn4r gene encoding reticulon-4 receptor, producing the protein MRTLISDGGRLLLVAMWLNLVPQTDSCPAKCVCYSEPRPTVACQQQGLFSIPTEIPVRSQRIFLQSNKLTVVRSTSFSSCHNLTVLWLYSNNISYIEAGAFYGLEKLEELDIGDNSNLRTISPTALRGLTKLHTLHLHRCGLSELPVGVFRGMFSLQYLYLQDNNILTLQDDTFLDLANLTYLYLHNNKIKIVTDNMFRGLISLDRLLLHQNRVIYVQPRAFSDLGKLKSLFLFFNNLTVLTGETMDPLVSLQYLRLNGNQWICDCRARTLWDWFKRFKGSSSELECSVPEFLTGKDLKRLKSEDLEGCVEMPQIQTNLFSSKTQSGKFASTETPLGDNIPRCCLGDNDKSSILSGKSRQITNNPQKEKENMSKTKHKEQERTKNETQNKQNDGPLGTLSNTLEKTLENLDPDLINNLESSTASNKKKKKCSKKPKSDTQCIKGQGSTLQALHFLVIPVIWISLAMS; encoded by the coding sequence GGGGGCGACTCCTGTTGGTGGCGATGTGGCTGAACCTCGTGCCTCAAACTGACAGCTGCCCTGCCAAGTGTGTGTGCTACAGTGAGCCGAGGCCCACCGTGGCCTGCCAACAACAAGGACTGTTTTCCATCCCTACCGAGATCCCCGTGCGGAGCCAGCGGATATTTCTGCAGAGCAATAAGCTGACGGTGGTGAGGTCCACGAGCTTCAGCTCTTGCCACAATCTCACCGTCCTCTGGCTCTACTCCAACAACATCAGCTACATCGAGGCAGGGGCCTTCTATGGCttggagaaactggaggagctggacattGGAGACAATAGCAACCTCCGCACCATCAGCCCTACAGCCTTGCGGGGATTAACTAAACTGCACACTctgcacctgcacaggtgcGGGTTGTCCGAGCTCCCTGTTGGGGTTTTCCGAGGAATGTTCTCGCTACAGTACCTTTACCTGCAGGACAATAACATTCTCACCCTACAGGACGACACTTTCCTAGACCTTGCCAACCTCACCTACCTTTACTTGCACAATAACAAAATCAAGATCGTAACAGACAACATGTTTCGAGGCCTAATCAGCCTGgaccggctgctgctgcaccaaaACCGAGTCATCTATGTCCAACCCAGAGCTTTCAGTGACCTTGGCAAGTTGAAATCCCTGTTCCTGTTCTTCAATAATCTCACCGTCCTGACAGGGGAGACCATGGACCCCTTGGTGTCGCTCCAGTATTTGCGTTTAAATGGGAACCAGTGGATCTGTGACTGCCGGGCCAGGACCTTGTGGGACTGGTTCAAACGCTTCAAGGGTTCCAGCTCCGAGTTGGAGTGCAGCGTACCCGAGTTCCTAACAGGAAAGGACCTGAAACGGCTGAAAAGTGAAGACTTGGAGGGATGTGTGGAGATGCCTCAAATCCAGACCAACCTCTTCAGCTCCAAAACACAGTCGGGGAAATTTGCATCCACTGAAACTCCTCTGGGGGACAACATTCCCAGGTGTTGCCTCGGAGATAATGACAAGTCCTCTATTCTGTCAGGCAAGAGCCGCCAAATTACCAACAATCCccaaaaggaaaaggagaacaTGTCAAAGACTAAACACAAGGAGcaggaaagaacaaaaaatgAGACTCAGAACAAGCAAAATGATGGACCGCTTGGAACCTTGTCCAACACTTTGGAAAAGACTTTGGAAAACCTCGACCCTGACCTGATTAACAACCTGGAATCATCTACAGCatccaacaaaaagaaaaagaagtgttCCAAAAAGCCCAAATCTGACACCCAGTGCATCAAAGGTCAGGGTTCCACTTTGCAAGCGCTGCACTTTCTCGTCATTCCCGTGATCTGGATATCTCTAGCCATGTCTTAG